The DNA window GAAACGTGGAATTCACATTTACCGGCACGGTCACCTCCCTTACGGCCGGGATTTATACGACATCCTCTGGCTTTCCGGCCTATTCCTCCCCGGGTTTCGTTAGCCACCAAGCCATTTCAATCGCCAATTCCTTTTGGTCGTTTCCCACGGGCTTGACCCGGTTCCTGGTAACTACGAACACCGTTGTTTATCTGAATGTGGCGGACAGTTTTTCCTCGGGCACCTCGACAGCCTACGGAACCATCCAGGCTCGCCGCATGCGCTAGATCAGGAGAAGCCATGTTCTCTACGGGTGAGCCGTCTTACATGAATATATAATTGATGGTTAATGGGTTGCGTGTTTGGCGGGGAGGGGAGGGCGGTTCTTTGCTATAGTGGCCCTTCTCTTTTTATGGAAGCCAAGCCCGCTCCGCTGGACCTGACGGTCCGCGTTGGCTGCGACTTCGTCTATGAGACGACGCAGCCCACCCCCATTCTCCTGGTCCTCAAGCCGCGCATCGCGGAGAACCAGGTCATTCAGGAGGAAAAACTCTCCTTCGGCCCCGGCCTGCCGCCGCACGAGTTTGAGGACATCTGCGGCAATATCACCTACCGCTGCGTGCTGGCGCCGGGGCGCAACGAGATCCGGCACGACGCGATCGTGGCCGTCTCCTCCCAGCCGGAGAACCTGGAGGTGGACGACCACCCGGTGCCGGTGGAGCAGCTGCCGCCGGAGCTGCTGCGCTACACGCTGCCCAGCCGCTACTGCGATTCGGACAAGCTGCTCGACTTTGCCTGGAGCCAGTTTGGCGGCGTGCCGCACGGCCTCCGGCGCGTGCAGGCGATCTGCGACTGGGTGCACGAGAATATCGAATACCGCTTCGGCTCCGGCCGGGCGGACATCTCCGCCTCCGAGGTCATTCACCGCGGCTACGGCGTCTGCCGGGACTTCGCCCATTGCGGCATCGCGCTCTGCCGGGCTTTCAACATGCCCGCGCGCTACGTCACCGGCCACTTGCCGGACATCGGCTACATCGACCCCGGCGTGCCGATGGACTTTCACGCGTACATGGAGGTCTACCTGGGGCAGCGGTGGTACACTTTCGATCCCCGTTACAACGTGCCGCGCATCGGCCGGGTGAAGGTGGCGCACGGCCTCGACGCGGTCGACGGCGCTTTCTCCACCATCTACGGCCAGGCTAAGCTGACTTACTTCGAGGTGTGGGCCTACCAGGTCCGCTCCGGGGAGGTTTCCATCGGCGACCCGATCGACCTTTCCCGCCGCCTGGACGGGACGGTCGAGGTCCGTTACGCCTGACCGGCGTTCTTGCCTTCCTCTTCCAAAAGGCCCGCCCATTCCCGACGCAGGGTGGCCTGGGCCAGGTCGAGCCGCTCGAGCCGGGCCGGGTCCTGCGCGTAGATGAAGCGCGGGGGCGGCGCCAGGAGGCGGCGGTGGAAGCCGGTGCCCTCCAGGTTGCGGAACTGGTCCCAGGATGCCGGGGCGTCGCTGCAGAGGAGGCCGGTGGTTTCCACCGGCGCGGGGAGGTCGTCCCGGGTGCGCGTGGGCACCTGGCGGAAAAAGGCCTCCATGCCCCGCAGATATTCGGCCTCCATCGGGGCCAGGAGGGCTTCCAGCGCCTCGGCCTCCGCCGCATAGTCCAGGAAGGGTTCCGCGCGGCCCAGGAGGGCCTGCGCCAGCGCGCGGGGTTCGGGCGGCATCTTGTCCCAGTGCTTGTTCTCCGGCTTGCCGCCGCCGAAGTGCCAGAGGCGGACCTCGGCGTCCCCGCGGTGGAGGACGCCGTTCTCCACGCGCCACTCGCCCGGATGTTCCCAGTAGGAAAGGTTGTAGAAGGCCTCTCCCTTCCCTTCCGGGATCCGGTGGTGGGGAAAGGTGGGCTCCATGCAGAGCTCCCGCAGGGAGAGTTGGTCCAGGAAGTTGCCCAGGATCGGCACGATTTGGGAATAGATGCGCTGCATCCAGGCGTGCCAGAAGGCCTCTCCCCGGGCGGCGAGGACGCCCGCGTTGAGGACCGGCTCGCCGAGGCCGTAGGAGGTCGTGTCGGCGGTGACGGTGAGGGGCGCGGGGGACTCCAGAAGGGCGGTGAGGGGGCCCAGCACCAGCACGTCAGCGTCCAGGTAAAGGAGGTGGGGGTGGAGTTTCGCCAGCGTCGCGCCGACGATGGAGCGCAGGGAGACGATCTCCCCCGCGTGGATGATCTCCCGCTGGCGGGTGAACCAGAGGTAGAGATTCTCGTCCAGGATGTAGAAGGGGATTTCCGGGTGGAAGAGCTTGAAGGTCGCCCGGCAGCGGCGCGCCTGTTCGACGGAGGCGTCGCCCACGGCGATGCAGAACGCGGCGGTTTCGGGAAGGGCGGCCATTGACGACATCGACACTTAAGCAAGCGCCCGCGCGGAGTACAAGCGCGCCGATTTTCATTGGGGAAGCCCGCCCCCTGCGGCAGCGTTCCGGGCATGGGAAAGGAAGTCGCCATCGTGGGCGGAGGCCCGGCCGGGCTGCGCGCCGCCGAGCTGGCCGCCGAGGCGGGCCGCGCGGTGACGCTCTTTGACCGGAAGGCTTCCGTGGGGCGCAAATTTCTCGTCGCCGGAGGCGGGGGGCTCAACCTGACCCACTCGGAGCCTCTGCCCGCCTTTGCCGCCCGCTACGGGGATCCCCGGTGGGCCTCCCTCCTGGCCGATTTTCCGCCGGAGGCCCTGCGTGCCTGGGCCGCGGGCTTGGGGGTCGAAACCTTCGTCGGCACCAGCGGCCGGGTTTTCCCGGTGGAGAAGAAGGCCGCCCCGCTTCTCCGCCGCTGGGTGGAACGGCTGCGGCGGCTGGGCGTCGCCTTTGCGCCGCACCACGCGTGGACCGGCTGGGAGCGGCTCCCCGATGGGCGGCTCCGCCTCCGTTTTCAAACCCGCACCGGTCCGGCGGAGCGGGAGGTGGACGCCGCCGTCCTGGCCCTTGGCGGGGCGTCCTGGCCGGAGACCGGCTCGGAAGGGGACTGGCCGCCCCTCCTGGAACGGGCGGGCGTCCCCGTCTCTCCCTGGCAGGCGGCCAACTGCGGCTGGCGCGTCGCCTGGCCGCCGGAGGTCCTGGTCCGCGCGGAGGGGAAGCCGCTGAAAAACGTCGCCCTTTCCGCCGGGGGGCGCCGGGTGGAGGGGGAATGCGTCGTCACCCGCTATGGGTTGGAAGGGGGCGCCCTCTATCCCCTGGGGCCCGCGCTGCGCGCCGCGCCGGAACTGGAGATCGACCTGAAGCCGGGCCTGTCGGCGGACGCCCTGGTCCGCAAGGCCGGGACGCCGCCCCGCGCGGCGGAGGGGCTGGCCCGCCTGCTGGCGGAAAAGTGGCGTCTGGGGCCCGCCGCCGCCGCGCTTTTCGAGCGGGGCGGTCCCTATCCCGACATCGCCTCGGCCGCGTCGGGGGTGAAGGCCGTCCGGGTCCGCCTGGAAGGGCCCCAGCCGATCGCCGAGGCGATTTCCTCCGCCGGAGGCGTCGCCTGGGAGGCCCTGGACGAAAACCTGATGCTGCGGGCCGCTCCCGGCCTCTTCGCGGCGGGGGAGATGATCGATTGGGAAGCGCCCACGGGGGGCTATCTCCTGCAGGGCTGCTTTGCCACCGCCGCCCGGGCGGCGCGGGGCCTTCTCTCTTATCTGGGCCCGGTTAACGAATCGGCTTGAACGGGGGGGATGGCCCCCGCCATTCTTCCAGGCCCATGGCAGGTTCCGCCCCGAAAATTTTCTCCGGCTCGGCCAACATCGATCTGGCCCAAAAGATCGCCGCCTACCTAAAGGTCCCCCTGGGGCAGGCCATGGTGACCGCCTTCCCGGACGGCGAGACCTTCGTGAAGGTCAACGAGAACATCCGCGGGTGCGACGTCTTCATCGTCCAGCCCACCTGCCCGCCGACCAACCATCACCTGATGGAGCTGCTCATCATGATCGACGCCATGCGCCGGGCCAGCGCGGCGCGCATCACGGCGGTCATCCCCTTCTACGGCTACGCCCGCCAGGACCGGAAGGATCAGCCCCGCGTCCCCATCACGGCCAAGCTGGTGGCCAACCTGCTGGTCGCCGCCGGGGCCAACCGCGTCCTGGCCATGGACCTGCACGCGCAGCAGATCCAGGGCTTCTTCGACATCCCCGTCGACCATCTCTACGCCGCGCCGATCCTCTACCGCTACCTGAAGGCGAAGAACCTGGACAACCTCGTCGTCGTCTCCCCCGACGTCGGCGGGATGAAGATGGCCACCGCCTACTCCCAGATGCTCGACGCGGGCCTGGCCATCGTGGTCAAGCGCCGCATCAACGCCACGGAGATCGAGGCCCAGTTCATCGTCGGCGAGGTGGCGGGGAAGGACGTCCTTTTGGTCGACGACATCACGGAGACGGCGGGCACCCTCGTCGCCGCCGCGCAGATCCTGAAGGAAGCCGGGGCCCGCCGCATCTTCGCCGGCGTCTCCCACGCCGTGCTGAACGACCTGGGCGTCGAACGGCTGAAAGCCTCCTGCATCGAGGAGCTCATCACCACCAACAGCGTCCCCCCTTGCGACACCGACGGCTTCAAAGTGACCGTCCTGGACGTCTCCGAGCTGCTCGGGGAGGCCATCCGCCGCGTCTCCGAGGGCGAGTCGGTTTCCTCCCTCTTCGAACTCAACGGCAAATGACCGCTTCCGACACCTCCCTCCTCTCCCTCCTTCAGGCCGACGCCCGCGCCACCCCGGAAACCCTGGCCAAGCGCCTGGGCACCACCCCGGATGAAGTCCGCGCGCAGATCGCCGACCTGGAGGCGCGCCGCGTCATCCTGGCCTACCGCGCCGTGATCGACGAGGACCGCTCCGGGCGGGACGCCGTGAAGGCCGTCATCGAGGTGAAGATCACCCCGGAGCGGGAGGGCGGCTTCGACCGCATCGCCCACCGCATCGCCAAGTTTCCGGAGGTCACCTCCTGCTTCCTCATGAGCGGCGGCTACGACCTGCTCGTCTTCATCGAGGGGAAGACGATGCGGGAGGTCGCCCTCTTCGTCTCGGAGAAGCTGGCCACCGTCCAGGGCGTCCTCTCCACCGGCACCCACTTCATGCTCAAGCCCTACAAGGAGCACGGCGTGCTCCTGGGCGCGGAGAGCGCGCCGGAGCGGCTGGCCGTCTCGCCATGACCGATTTCATTGCCGACCACGTGCGGGCCATCCCGCGGTCCGGCATCCGCGACTTCTTCGAGATCGTCCAGACCATGGACGACGTCGTCTCCCTGGGCATCGGCGAGCCCGACTTCGTCACTCCCTGGCGCATCCGGGAGGCCGCCATCTACTCCCTGGAGCGGGGCCGCACCGGCTACACCTCCAACCTGGGCACGCCGAAGCTGCGGAAGGCCATCGCCGGCTACGTCCTGCGGCACTTCGGCGTCGAATACGACGCCCTTTCCGAGGTCCTGGTCACCGTCGGCGTCTCCGAGGCGATCGACCTGGCCCTGCGCGCCGTCCTCAATCCCGGGGACGAGGTCCTTTACCACGAGCCCTGCTACGTCTCCTACTCCCCCAGCATCGCCCTGGCCCACGGGAAGGCCGTGCCCATCGAGACCCGCGCGGAAGACGGCTTCCGCCTGAAGGCGGCGGACATCGCGGCCAAGCTCACCCCGCGCAGCAAGGTCCTCATGCTCAATTTCCCGTGCAATCCCACGGGCGCCACCCTGGGCCGCCAGGACCTGGAAGAGATCGCCGCGCTTTGCAAGGAGCGGGACCTCCTGGTCCTGACCGACGAGATCTACTCCGAGCTGACCTACGAGGGCCGCCACGCCAGCATCGCGGCCCTCCCCGGCATGCGGGAGCGCACCGTCCTCCTGCACGGATTCTCGAAGGCCTTCGCCATGACCGGCTTCCGCATCGGCTACGCCTGCGCCCCGCAGGCCCTGACGGAGGCGATGATGAAGATCCACCAATACGGCATCCTCTGCGCCTCCATCACCAGCCAGGAGGCCGCCGCCGAGGCCCTCCAGAGCGAGGAGGAGATGCTCAAGATGAAGGAGCAATACCGCCTCCGCCGCAACTTCATGGTGAAGAGCTTCGCCGGGATGGGCCTCCCCCCGGGCGAGCCCCACGGCGCGTTCTACCTCTTCCCCAGCGTCGCGGGGACGGGGCTCACCTCCCAGGAATTCGCCGTCCGCCTCCTGAAGGAGGAGAAAGTCGCCGCCGTGCCCGGCACCGCCTTCGGCCCCTCCGGGGAGGGGTTCCTGCGGTGCAGCTACGCCACCGCCTTCGACCAATTGGAAATCGCCGTGGAGCGGATCGCGGCGTTCGTAAAGCGGCTGTGAAGCTCTTCAAAGCCATCGCCGCGATGGCGGCCAACCGGGTCATCGGCCTCTCCGGCGGCGGCCTGCCGTGGCACATCCCGGACGAGTTCAAATGGTTCAAGGAGGCGACGCTGGGCCAGACCCTCGTCATGGGGCGGAAAACGTTTGAAACCCTGCCCGGCGCGCTGCCGGGACGGAAGACGGTCGTCGTCAGCCGGACGGTCCGGGAACTGCCGGGCGTGGACGTTGTCCCCAGCCTCGACGCCGTCGACCCGGAGGCCTATCCGGGGGAAGTCTTCATCGCGGGCGGGGCGGAAATCTACCGCGCCGCGTTCCCCCGCTGCGGGGAAATCTGGCTGACCATTCTCAAGCGCGATGCGGAGGGCGACGTCCTCTTCCCCCCCTTCGAGGACCAGTTCCGCCGCGCGGAGATCCTCCGGGAGCATCCGGAATTCACCGTCTACCGCTACGTGCGGCGGTGAAGCCGGCGGAGCGCTTCACCGGACGCGCCGCCGATTACCGGCGGCACCGGCCCGGCTATCCCGCCGGGATCGCCGATCTCCTGCGGGAATGCGGCCTGCCGCCCGGCGCGCGCGTGGCCGATATCGGCGCGGGGACCGGCCTCTTCACCCGGCTCCTTTTGGAGGCGGGCTATGGGGCTGTGGCCGTCGAGCCGAATGCGGCGATGCGGGAGGCCGCCCGGGAGGAATTGCCCGGGGTGGAGATCGTCGCCGGATCGGCGGAGGCGACCGGCC is part of the Verrucomicrobium sp. genome and encodes:
- a CDS encoding transglutaminase family protein is translated as MEAKPAPLDLTVRVGCDFVYETTQPTPILLVLKPRIAENQVIQEEKLSFGPGLPPHEFEDICGNITYRCVLAPGRNEIRHDAIVAVSSQPENLEVDDHPVPVEQLPPELLRYTLPSRYCDSDKLLDFAWSQFGGVPHGLRRVQAICDWVHENIEYRFGSGRADISASEVIHRGYGVCRDFAHCGIALCRAFNMPARYVTGHLPDIGYIDPGVPMDFHAYMEVYLGQRWYTFDPRYNVPRIGRVKVAHGLDAVDGAFSTIYGQAKLTYFEVWAYQVRSGEVSIGDPIDLSRRLDGTVEVRYA
- a CDS encoding TIGR03862 family flavoprotein; this encodes MGKEVAIVGGGPAGLRAAELAAEAGRAVTLFDRKASVGRKFLVAGGGGLNLTHSEPLPAFAARYGDPRWASLLADFPPEALRAWAAGLGVETFVGTSGRVFPVEKKAAPLLRRWVERLRRLGVAFAPHHAWTGWERLPDGRLRLRFQTRTGPAEREVDAAVLALGGASWPETGSEGDWPPLLERAGVPVSPWQAANCGWRVAWPPEVLVRAEGKPLKNVALSAGGRRVEGECVVTRYGLEGGALYPLGPALRAAPELEIDLKPGLSADALVRKAGTPPRAAEGLARLLAEKWRLGPAAAALFERGGPYPDIASAASGVKAVRVRLEGPQPIAEAISSAGGVAWEALDENLMLRAAPGLFAAGEMIDWEAPTGGYLLQGCFATAARAARGLLSYLGPVNESA
- a CDS encoding ribose-phosphate pyrophosphokinase, with amino-acid sequence MAGSAPKIFSGSANIDLAQKIAAYLKVPLGQAMVTAFPDGETFVKVNENIRGCDVFIVQPTCPPTNHHLMELLIMIDAMRRASAARITAVIPFYGYARQDRKDQPRVPITAKLVANLLVAAGANRVLAMDLHAQQIQGFFDIPVDHLYAAPILYRYLKAKNLDNLVVVSPDVGGMKMATAYSQMLDAGLAIVVKRRINATEIEAQFIVGEVAGKDVLLVDDITETAGTLVAAAQILKEAGARRIFAGVSHAVLNDLGVERLKASCIEELITTNSVPPCDTDGFKVTVLDVSELLGEAIRRVSEGESVSSLFELNGK
- a CDS encoding Lrp/AsnC family transcriptional regulator, which produces MTASDTSLLSLLQADARATPETLAKRLGTTPDEVRAQIADLEARRVILAYRAVIDEDRSGRDAVKAVIEVKITPEREGGFDRIAHRIAKFPEVTSCFLMSGGYDLLVFIEGKTMREVALFVSEKLATVQGVLSTGTHFMLKPYKEHGVLLGAESAPERLAVSP
- a CDS encoding aminotransferase class I/II-fold pyridoxal phosphate-dependent enzyme → MTDFIADHVRAIPRSGIRDFFEIVQTMDDVVSLGIGEPDFVTPWRIREAAIYSLERGRTGYTSNLGTPKLRKAIAGYVLRHFGVEYDALSEVLVTVGVSEAIDLALRAVLNPGDEVLYHEPCYVSYSPSIALAHGKAVPIETRAEDGFRLKAADIAAKLTPRSKVLMLNFPCNPTGATLGRQDLEEIAALCKERDLLVLTDEIYSELTYEGRHASIAALPGMRERTVLLHGFSKAFAMTGFRIGYACAPQALTEAMMKIHQYGILCASITSQEAAAEALQSEEEMLKMKEQYRLRRNFMVKSFAGMGLPPGEPHGAFYLFPSVAGTGLTSQEFAVRLLKEEKVAAVPGTAFGPSGEGFLRCSYATAFDQLEIAVERIAAFVKRL
- a CDS encoding dihydrofolate reductase; the encoded protein is MKLFKAIAAMAANRVIGLSGGGLPWHIPDEFKWFKEATLGQTLVMGRKTFETLPGALPGRKTVVVSRTVRELPGVDVVPSLDAVDPEAYPGEVFIAGGAEIYRAAFPRCGEIWLTILKRDAEGDVLFPPFEDQFRRAEILREHPEFTVYRYVRR